The genome window ACACCGCGTATCGGACGGAAAGGCACACTCGCTGCATCTACCGTGCTGACGGGCGTGTTTCTGTTTTGCTCAACAACGGCACTCGAGTCTAATGCGCTGCTGGGATGGAACTGTGCCTACAATTTCATGAGCAACATCATGTATGCAGTGCTGTACGCATACACGCCCGAGATCTTCGCGACCAAAGACAGAGGAACAGGGAATGCAATCACGGCGAGCGCAAATCGCGTGTTTGGCATCATGGCGCCCATTGTGGCCATGTTTGCCAACCTGGAGACGAGCGCGCCGGTTTATGTTTCTGGAGCGCTTTTCATTGCCGCTGGCATACTCGTACTACTGTTGCCTTTCGAGTCTCGAGGCAAGGCCAGCATGTAATCCGCGTGGGTAGATTGTGCATTGTGatggtggtagtggtggaAAGCGGTACACTGATTCGGCCTTGGTAATCATGCAAATGTCAGCAACGCACATGTTCTCCCCGAAGGATAGGCGTCTGCGTGATTCACTGTGAATGCAGGTGCTCCTTGTCCTCTTGTACCTCATGACCTTTTCTGCACGCTTGTCGCAAACAAGGTTTCATGTTCCTCGAACGAAAGATAACGATGAGCCAGTGTTGGAAAAAGCATCGTCAGCAAACTTTGTGTGCTGGTTGAAAAGTGCGTTTGTAAAACAGCATTACAGAACGTAATGTAGAAAAGCCCTAGCCTTGAAACGCCTAGTGAACACCCATAAGTAGAAGATCTGACAAGCCGAGCCGCATTTGAAACGTTCAAGGGACGCCGGGCATTCCGTAGCATGGCTGCATTATCCAGCTCTTGACAAAGCTCCCGCACTGGGTCGTTGTACCAATGCGCCCTCGTCACAGCACACAATCTTCCCGTCTCCGTCGTCCAGCCTATCAACAGCACTTTCCACCCATACCAGCATTCGCACCCCCCGCATCGCCAACGTTCACGGATGGCCCTGCGGCCTGGTCCGATCGTGCGCTGTCGATGAGTCTCTTCTTGATGTCGGAAGCGAGCGAGTAGAAGGCCTGGTCGACGTTGATGTTGCTCTTTGCCGAAACCTCGAGGAAAGGAATGCCGAGTTCGTCTGCAAGCGCCTGGCCACGCTCTGTGCTGATGGCGCGCTTCTCTTCCCAATCGCACTTGTTGCCAATGAGGATCTTGTTGACGCCTTCGGTTGCGTGCTGCTCGACGTTGGAGAACCAGGTGCGGATGTCTGCCGCGTGTGTTAGTCTTTCTTCATGCGGGCAGCAGCGCAGCAGGCAGGACAACGTACTGTTGAAACTCCTCTCGTCGGTGACATCGTAGACCAGCAGGATGCCCATGGCGCCGCGGTAGTAGGCCGTGGTGATGGTCCTGAAACGCTCCTGGCCGGCTGTGTCCCAGATCTGCAGCTTGACGCGCTTGCCATCGAGCTCGATGGTCCTTATCTTGAAGTCGATGCCGATGGTGGTGATGAAGGAGGGCGTGAAGGAGTCTTCACTGAAGCGCAGGAGACAGCATGACTTTCCTACGCCGGAGTCGCCAATCAGCAGGAGCTTGATCTATAGGCGCGCTGTCAGCATGTCGACTCGGAGTGGGCTAGCGGGCCGCGATAGCAGGGCTGCGTGAACGGGGCTCGCGGTGGGAGAGATGGGGGGAGGCGGAGGAGGGTGGAGAGAGGTGGAGAGAGGTGGCGGGAGGTGCCCAGGCCGTACTCACGAGAAAGTCGTAGTTTCTTGTGCCAGCCATGGTTGCGACGTGGTGTGTGGACGTGTGTATATGCGTATGTGTTCGCTATCGAGGGAGGGCAGGTTGCGGCGGTGCAGCCGCTGGCGAGCGAAGGGGTCGTGTGGCTGGTGGCGCGGTCACGTATGCGCAAGCGGCGGTGGAGCGATCAGACCGGGTGCTGGTGGCGGTGAGTGCAGTGGGCAATGTGGGCGACGTGGACAAAGTggggagggggggggggggggtgttggtgttgttgtgCAGCCACCGTGTACAGGCAGACCGTCGTTGAGGTGCGAGAGGAGCAACCGCTTGGCGGCCGTCACTCCGTCACTCCGTCACTCCCTCGCATGCATCTGTCACTCAGTCACTCACTCCAGGCGCTGTCCGCTGTCACCCGCCACCTTGCCCGGCACGCACTGACTCGCGCATCCGCGCAGCCCCCACGCCAACATGCACCGCACCCATCTGTACCTACTGTAGACAAGCAATTCACTACTTCACACTCGTGCTATGCCACACATGCACCAGCACTTTCGGCTGTCTCAACACAGAGCAGAGCGTCTGTCCATGTCTGTCTAGGAATGATGCTGCATGTCTGCCTAGCCTGCCATCATGTGAACCACTTGGAGTACGCCCAGCGAATCCGCTCCACCACCTTCTGTTGCCTTTCCAGCCCGCTCCGCACGTCGACCAACTCGTCAATCTCGACCAAGAACTCGTGGAAAATGCGCCTGGGCAGAACGCCGCTGGCAGCTTGTCGCAGGAGGTGCACCTCGCAGAGCAGCAATCCATGGTCTTGGTACGACATCTCTCCAAACTCGGTGGGCCTGGCGGCGGTCAAGATGCGATCCGTGTTTCGGAGGATGAGCAACAGCTGACCCTGCTTGGCCCACTGCTGGACACCCTTTCGACTGCTGAAGACCCCCCTGAGCCACCGGTACACGCCAATAGAGACCAGCACCCCGGGCGTAAGGCCAATGAAGCCGAAGAGAAGCTCCTGGCTCTTGAGGATGCTGTCGATGCCACTCATGGCAAGCTCCACGTCCACCTTGGTCTTCTGTACCTGGATCAAGAGCGCGCTTGCGAGGTTGCCCACAATGGCTCCCTTGACTGGGCTCTGAATGTCCTTTTCGTATGACTTGAGCACCGTGGTAAGATCGCCCTCCCTGACCTTGGCTCGGATGTCCGCAATCTGCGACTCATTCAAAGCTGGGCCATCTGGGTTCTTGACTGCAAAGTCAACCACCATACGCTCCAGGCTTGCACGGTCAGACTCTAGGCTGCGCTTGCTCATGATCGAGACCTCGCTATCCTCATCGTGGCGAATTGTGCCTATGACTTTCTTCGTAGGCTCCACCACCCAGTTGGTCCAGAAGTCAATGACCGTCTGACCCAACTCGCGAATCCACGTCTTGATCTCTTCTTGGCGGTGAACGACGATACGAAGCAGCGTAGTGGAAGACAGGAGGAAGACAGTGGCGGGAAGCCAGTATCGAACAAGGCGACATGGTCGCCCATTGTCCTTCACGACAGCGTTGAAGCTTGATTTGTACGTGGGCAGGGCATGTCGAAGCAGGTAGCGCAGACGGTCTGCGACATCTGCCGGCTTTAGTGTTGTAGCAGCCTGGCCGGCAGAGGCTTCGTGCAGTTCATAATATTGGTCTTCTTGGGTGATGCCGGCGACAGACTCGTCGAACTTATCGACAGAAATCTCAGCTGTGCTGACCGTCTGGATCACGGCGTCCATCAAGGCGATACTCTTGGAGACTACAGCCTTCCATTTGTGCTTGTTGTCTTGTGTGCCGAACGGGTGTGGCGAGTGCAGGCCTTCATCGTGGATGTTCTCGTTGCTCAGGCCCTCACCCAGTAGCACACCCAGCGCGTTTGCATTGATCAATCGTATCTTCTTCAGTGCCGCACGCTTTCTCCTGCCTTCGTTTCTTATCAACGCCAGCGGACTGATTACGCGTCGTTGTATGTTGGCCACACTGCGCTCCTGCACAGACTGCTTGACCAGGCCGTAGAACTGCCTCCACCCGTCCGCCGTCTGCCCGCCTTTCGACCTCACATCGTGATATATCTCCTGAGACCATTTCCACAACCGGAGCGGTGACGTCTGTATCGAGTAGAGGCCAGCGAAGCGGTAGGTCGAAAGACTGTCGTCCCAGTACCAGATGTCGTCTTCGAGCGGTATTGTTTGCTCAAGAATCGTGTTGAGGACCTCGCCGTACGCCTGTGTAGTAGCTTTGCTGAGCAGCAGCCACTCGAGCTCGTGTTCGTAGCTCGCGTCATTGCCTAAAGCATCATTGCCGCTACTGCCGTTGCTGCCGTTGCTGTCGTCGTCCTGCGCGAACCATTGCGCACAGGTGGTGCAGCTGCTTGAGAAGTTTGCGCGATTGAGCGTCTCCACAATCCTGTCGCCCGGGACGAGGGACGACTTGGCGCTTGCCGTAGTCGACAGGCTCTTGATGAGGTTCTGCAGGTGAGCAATGCGTGCCGTCTTATCTGGGTCGTGAGCCTCTGCGGCACTCAGGGTCGAGAAGCTTTCGCCAGCACGTGTGGACGACAGTTGCAGCCGGTCCAGAGCGCCGTCGATGCGTCGAATCTGGTCAACCACGAAAGACATGGTGCCGTCAGACTTGACGCTGTGGTGATGCAGCGGTTGGGTATGATTGGGGACCGATGCACAAGGAACTGATCTGACCCAGGATAGGACGCGCCTACCTGCTGTGAAAATTGAGTGACGTAGCTGACGTTCGCGCCAATCACATGCATACAGACACCAAGCATCAATACCAACTTCGAACATCAACACCATAAACAGTACAAAATACAGTATAGACAATGCATGTGGATTACAATCAATCTAGATTCTGCTCTATATGTCTAGCTATGTACAGCTCGTGCGAGTCTGTTTCCGAGAAGCGCGGACGACAAATGAAACTACAAGACAAGGAAGGCCAGCATCGCACCCAGGATGGCGTGCTGGGCCTTGGGCTTGAAGGGCGCTGCGGCACCAGTGAACTCAGCTGGCGAAGTTGGGCTGTAAGCTCCAGTGCCAGTGGGCTTGAATGTGGCAAGTGTAGTGCCAGAGACGGGGTAAGGCGCAGCAGTAGTGCTCGCAGGAGTCTGAGCGGGCACAGTGCCGGGGATCAGTCCTACAGGCTCAGTTGGTGTTGCACCAGACTCGTTGGTCTGCGTGGTAAAGTGGACTTGTGGGATGGTGAGTGTTGTGGCACCATAGATGATGGTCGTGCAAGGAGTTTCTACAGCAGGCGTCTCTGCAGGCACATCGCTGGTGACACCGCCAGATGGGACTTCAGGTGCCGGGGTTGTCCCAGGAGCAGCAGTGGTGCCGACTTCACCAGCAGGGGTGCTGACACCGCCGGCGGGGGCTGTGGGCGTAGCAGGTGTGGGGTTCAGAGGGATGTACGACGGGCAGTCGGTGACGAGACCAGGGTTCTCGGGAACGTGCTCGGCGCAAATACCAATGAGGTACTGAAGAGCCTCACGGGTCTCGTCGTCGGTACCGCACCAAGCTGACACGCAGTCAATGACCTGCTTTGTGAAATCCTTGTTCTTGCAGTAGCAGGAGGCGTCCGCATTGTTCTTGCAGTCACCAGAGACCTCGAGCCAAGTGTTCATGCACTTGGGCAGAACATCAGGAGGACTGACAGGTGGGTAGCTGGGGCTGGAAGGCTGGGAAACACCAGTGCTAAGGCTGATAGTGCTGGAAGCAAGAGGAGTGGAGACTGCGGTGGTGCCCTCACACGACGCTCCATAGCTTCCGTCACATGCAGGAACAGTGGCGCTCTCAGAGGCCGGAGGTTGAGAAGCGGTAGAGCTAGTCTCGTATGTGGGAGGAACAGTTGAAGCAGGAGCGGAGCTGTTGGTGAATGGAGGCACGGAGGAAAATGTAGCCGGAACGCCCGAGGAAGGTGTCTCGATGGGGGCTGAGGAAACAGCGGTAGTGCCTTCGCAAGACTCTCCGTAACCGCCAGAGCAAGGAGCAGTAGGAGTCTCAGTAGCAGGGGGGCTCGAAATTCCAGGGACGGATGAAGCGTGCGTCTCGGAGGCAGGAGGAGACGGGGGCGAAGTTGGGGGCACATCGTAACCAGACGAGACAGGGACCTCAGTCGCAGGAGCGCTGGATGATGCGGGAGCAGAGGATGCGAGtgcagaagaagcaggaGCAGAAGATGCTGGTGGCTGGGACGCGCAGTACTCGCCATCGCAAGGAAGAGCAGCGCTCGAAGTCGCAGGAGGCTGCGTGTTGCATTCGTCGCCATTGCAGGACGATGTGGTACTTGGTGGTGCGGAAGAAGTGGGCTGAGAAACGACCGGAGTGGTAGCAGGCTGGGAAATAACTGGTGCGGAAGATGAAGGTACTTCGGGGGGAGACGGAGGGTTGTAGCCCTTGCCAGGGTTACAGTCAAAGCCGATGTTGTGGAAACCAATCTCGCACTCCTTGTCTGACTTATCGTGCTTGGGAAGATAGACGTCGACCGACTTTGCACCACCACACTGGGTGTTTTGGATAGTAGATCCGGAGGCGCTGCAGGGAGCAACCTGCCTACAGATCTCGCCAGTGGGCATCTTGTAGTGCAACTCAAGGTCTACATCATACTCAACAGACACATCGATGTGCGTGATCGAGAAGCCAAACTTTCGCTTGTCACAGCCAAAAGACGCTGGCTTCTCCTTGCTGATCTTGTTCTTGATGCATTTGGACCCAAACGTACGCTTGCTGAGAGCGTCGCGCTTGCCGAAGGAGTTGGAGCATTTCCAGCCCCCAGTGAAGTCAAAGTCGCCATAGCTGAAGTCGGAATCGCCGTCTTTGAGATCGGACCAGTCGAATCCACTCTTCTGTTTATCGCTACAttcgttgttgttgtagctGGGCGAGTTGAATGGGTTTCCGAACATGTTCCACGTTGCAGCAGCTTGGCCAATAAGGCCAGTGGCCAGGACAGCTTGGGTAACCTTCATGTTGGCGATAATGTAAAGGTTTCACAAAGATATAGTGATGAGTCCGAGACCAAGGTAGAAGTGAAAATCCTGTTTAGAGAATGTATTCGCGTAAATAGTAGCAAGGACTGAGCGAAAGAAAGTCCTGTACTAACAAAGAGACAAAGATAACGAATGACTTTGTCCGCCCGGGTTCGGTGAAAGAAAGGAAGATTAGAAAGAATGGAACCTGAGGATATGTACATCGGGCACAGAAGGGGAACATATACTCACACCGACACACTAGAGTAAAATAAGTCGTGGAAACATGTGCGCAGGATTGGTCGGTGAACGGGCTAGAGTCATGTACACAGCCATGGGGTCGACAGGGCGACCATGTTGCTTGTCGCGCGCTCTGCAGGTCCACCGAATGTGCAGTCGTTGCCTGGCCTGGCCTGCAGAGCGGTCTGGTGTGAGCTCGAACGGGTATCGGGCGGTACGGCTAAGCGAAGGCGCATGAAACACACTAGATAGTATGCTTAAGTACACCCTTATGCAGACAACTAGCCAATGAGACCGCTGCAGTAGGGTTGA of Ascochyta rabiei chromosome 7, complete sequence contains these proteins:
- a CDS encoding GTP-binding protein, whose amino-acid sequence is MAGTRNYDFLIKLLLIGDSGVGKSCCLLRFSEDSFTPSFITTIGIDFKIRTIELDGKRVKLQIWDTAGQERFRTITTAYYRGAMGILLVYDVTDERSFNNIRTWFSNVEQHATEGVNKILIGNKCDWEEKRAISTERGQALADELGIPFLEVSAKSNINVDQAFYSLASDIKKRLIDSARSDQAAGPSVNVGDAGGANAGMGGKCC